One Candidatus Lernaella stagnicola DNA window includes the following coding sequences:
- a CDS encoding HNH endonuclease, translated as MQEGDIISHTEMCSAESRNLQQGMNFHVSDRPYSVVLMSIRRGSPYEDEVTDAGRVLVYEGHDVKKSDTVPVPKMVDQPLRNQSGSLTQNGRFYEAAKSHSQDNTTPRLVKVYEKIKSGIWVYNGFFALVDAWQETQNGRKVFKFRLEKVKTGPAGSSEYENSSLVSESTVNRMIPSPVKREVWKRDKGRCVKCGSNQNIHFDHIIPFSKGGSSTTAKNIQILCARCNLAKHDKIE; from the coding sequence ATGCAGGAAGGCGACATTATTTCTCACACCGAAATGTGTTCGGCGGAAAGCCGTAACTTGCAGCAGGGGATGAATTTTCATGTGAGTGATCGACCATACAGCGTCGTTCTGATGAGCATTCGCCGGGGTTCTCCCTATGAAGACGAAGTGACGGATGCCGGTCGAGTTCTTGTCTATGAGGGTCACGACGTCAAGAAGTCCGACACTGTTCCGGTTCCCAAAATGGTTGATCAACCGTTGCGGAATCAATCGGGTTCGTTAACTCAAAACGGTCGCTTCTACGAAGCAGCGAAGTCACATTCTCAAGACAATACGACGCCGCGTCTGGTCAAGGTATATGAGAAAATTAAATCGGGTATCTGGGTCTATAACGGCTTTTTTGCCCTTGTAGACGCTTGGCAAGAAACACAAAACGGAAGAAAAGTGTTCAAGTTTCGGCTCGAAAAAGTCAAAACTGGTCCGGCCGGTTCTTCCGAGTACGAAAATAGTTCTTTGGTTAGCGAGTCAACGGTAAACCGCATGATTCCCTCCCCGGTTAAGCGTGAAGTATGGAAGCGCGATAAGGGCCGTTGCGTAAAGTGCGGTAGCAATCAGAACATCCATTTCGACCATATCATCCCGTTTTCAAAAGGCGGCTCTTCAACTACGGCGAAGAATATTCAAATATTGTGCGCACGCTGCAACCTGGCGAAACACGACAAGATTGAATGA
- a CDS encoding SDR family oxidoreductase codes for MSKIRLDSKVAIITGAGRGLGRSHALLLGSRGAKVVVNDLGGGWRGEKDGSSAPADDVVAEIKAAGGEAVANYDNVLDGAKIVETAMDAFGRIDIVVNNAGILRDVSFHKMTDDDWNLVYEVHVRGSYMVTKAAWPHLRDQQYGRIIMTTSAAGLYGNFGQANYSMAKMGLVGLGLTLAHEGQKRNVLVNIIAPIAGSRMTETVLPPELVEKLKPEYVSPLVAFLCSEQNQSTGGIYEVGAGVIGRVKWMRAPGAAIPLKDGVSIEDVAAHWDKINDMTDGKFVSSLQESSMMTMQNLASAE; via the coding sequence ATGAGTAAAATTCGTCTAGACAGCAAAGTTGCCATCATCACCGGCGCCGGGCGCGGCCTCGGTCGCTCGCACGCCCTGCTGCTGGGATCCCGCGGCGCCAAAGTCGTCGTCAACGACCTGGGCGGTGGCTGGCGCGGCGAAAAAGACGGCTCCAGCGCCCCAGCCGACGACGTCGTGGCCGAAATCAAAGCCGCCGGCGGCGAAGCCGTCGCCAATTACGACAACGTCCTGGACGGCGCGAAGATCGTCGAAACCGCCATGGACGCCTTCGGGCGCATCGATATCGTCGTCAACAACGCCGGCATCCTGCGCGACGTTTCCTTCCACAAAATGACCGACGACGACTGGAACCTCGTCTACGAGGTGCACGTCAGAGGCTCCTACATGGTCACCAAAGCCGCCTGGCCGCACCTGCGCGACCAACAATACGGCCGCATCATCATGACGACCTCCGCCGCCGGCCTCTACGGCAACTTCGGCCAAGCCAACTACTCCATGGCCAAAATGGGCCTCGTCGGCCTCGGCCTCACACTGGCCCACGAAGGCCAAAAACGAAACGTGCTGGTCAACATCATCGCACCCATCGCCGGCAGCCGCATGACCGAAACCGTCCTGCCGCCCGAATTGGTCGAAAAACTCAAACCCGAATACGTCTCGCCACTGGTCGCCTTCCTGTGCAGCGAACAAAACCAAAGCACCGGCGGCATCTATGAAGTCGGTGCCGGCGTCATCGGCCGCGTCAAATGGATGCGCGCCCCCGGTGCAGCCATCCCCCTCAAAGACGGCGTGTCCATCGAAGACGTCGCCGCGCACTGGGACAAAATCAACGATATGACAGACGGCAAATTCGTCAGCAGCCTGCAAGAGTCATCCATGATGACCATGCAAAACCTCGCTTCGGCAGAGTAA
- a CDS encoding phosphoenolpyruvate carboxykinase (ATP), translating into RRIAKHKVDCWLINTGWTGGPFGTGHRIPIQHTRAMIHAALEGKLDDATFTPDPVFGVLVPENVPGVPSDVLQPRNTWKDKRAYDRQARKLAQLFADNFTQFADEARDAVNAAAPRVK; encoded by the coding sequence CGACGCATCGCCAAACACAAAGTCGACTGCTGGCTGATCAACACCGGCTGGACCGGGGGCCCCTTCGGCACCGGTCACCGCATCCCGATCCAACACACCCGCGCCATGATCCACGCCGCACTGGAAGGCAAACTGGACGACGCCACCTTCACACCCGACCCCGTCTTCGGCGTGCTCGTACCAGAAAACGTGCCCGGCGTACCCAGCGACGTGCTGCAACCACGCAACACCTGGAAAGACAAACGCGCCTACGACCGCCAAGCACGCAAACTGGCCCAACTGTTCGCAGATAACTTCACCCAATTCGCCGACGAAGCACGCGACGCCGTCAACGCCGCCGCGCCGCGCGTGAAGTAA